TctaatattatttcctcaatatacatattaatatatttaaatatatataaaatatatatatgactGCATAAATCGGCAAATcatgaaatataaattaaaaaaaatgatattatatatatatataaatatacatatatattttatttatccCTTCAGCTTCCTTTTCAAttcataaattttttttccccttttatcattattatatatatNNNNNNNNNNNNNNNNNNNNNNNNNNNNNNNNNNNNNNNNNNNNNNNNNNNNNNNNNNNNNNNNNNNNNNNNNNNNNNNNNNNNNNNNNNNNNNNNNNNNNNNNNNNNNNNNNNNNNNNNNNNNNNNNNNNNNNNNNNNNNNNNNNNNNNNNNNNNNNNNNNNNNNNNNNNNNNNNNNNNNNNNNNNNNNNNNNNNNNNNNNNNNNNNNNNNNNNNNNNNNNNNNNNNNNNNNNNNNNNNNNNNNNNNNNNNNNNNNNNNNNNNNNNNNNNNATTAATCAAATTATTTTGAGgattcatttttttgttaattatactacatatattatatatatatatatatatatatatatatatatttttgaacCATTTCCCTTACATTCAATGAATAGGAATAAATATTGACATGGATTAAtattaacaatatatatatatataaaatatgcatatatatttttacgTTGGTAACATTATATAACTCTTTTCCTCAAGTTTTATAAAAATctaaaataattatttattatatcctcaaatataataaaataataaatatacattatatatatatattacatttatgtatttttttatatgcacatatataatatttatatttatttcttagcgttataacaataaaaatatctttttaatttaatgagaaatgttattaatactattaaaattatgtatatctttattatatatatatttaagcatatatgtataaatattatatatattcaacTATATATTAGGAATAAaccacatatatatatatatatatatatatatatatatatttatttatttatttatatatacatagCATTTCCAAcatttcaaaaaaaatgttacTTAAAAGACAAagtttaaaaataattcttttagGAATAACTACCATATTTTATGTCTTcctaatatatatttgatgaataataattacacgagttataaatttataaaagatactttttcataataacatagttacatatatttgttttgtCATCATTCcatacaaaaaaagaaattatgATGTAGTAATAGAATAATATccaaaaagaaaaaaaaaaaaaaaaaagagcaaaaatatgatttattaaaataaataatttataaatatatttaatacttacatataacaaataaccaaatatttctttttatataaaaatattaagaatctattattaaaatgatagatatatatataacaattcTTCCCTCATGCTAActaaaataataaaagaaaagattatatatataatatatgtatggaatatcatataaaattatcaaCATTCTTAGGTTcaatgagaaaaaaaaaaaaaaaaaaaaaaaaaattaaaagacatatataaatgtgtaTTTGAATagatgtatatatttttattaatgtgtattaaatatatatatatatatatatatatatttttcttttcaaaTGAAGAgaaattaattatatgtaatataaataatgtagAGCATTTTATCTTCTCCTGATAAgtatatacattatttaCAAGGTCAAGTTATGTATATCATACGTATATTTTTTAgttgtatatatatcataacataaatatatatagctagatagataaaaaaaaaaaaaaaaaaaaaaagccAAGGAATAGTATTCCtttatgttttaatataaataaggTTTTCcaaatgatataatatatatatatatataatattcatatgtattgatatgaatgaatatattttaataaaaattaaaaatattgttttatatgTGAACAAATTTAAGCATATAAAATtcttaattatatatatatattatatgaatatcattatatattaaaagcAATAAAATACTAAGGTAATTTTATAACTTGtccttttaatattatataatatatatttttttctttttatagatatgaaaatatatacctTATACATGACACTTCATAAGTGTTATTAAAATGGAATACTTGATattagaagaaaaatataaaaatcttctggttaaaaattaatttaattttttctacgtaacaatatataatatatatattatatatatatatatatattcatatgtgtgtgtttatttatatataacctataatattataacatgtaaacatttatatattatatacacatttataatacataaaaaagaataaatcTAACTATGAAAATAGGCTGCTTAAGAAAGAAACAGAAATACTTAACAAGAAATTGGAGGTACATATTCggataaaattaaatgatcaaataaaatgaaacatgtatataatatatatatatatatatatatatattttatttttcttattaattatacaaaaaGAATTTAGAAAGTGCTTATATAGATActgaaaataaaataacggaatttattaaagataaagaagaattagaagattatttatataaaataaaaagagaaaatttggatttaaaagatgaagtttctaaattaaatgaaaaaatacaaGTAAAAATTGCACAtagtaaaatatatatatattatattatattatttatatggtTGTATACATTTTAGGATTTAAAAGGTTTAACTAAAACCTATAGAAAAATGattaaaaatagaaataagGAATTATTCGAATCAGAAATTTTAATGGcagaaaatattaatttaagaaataatatacaagtaatattaattttttatttatttatatataattgtatatgtcgttcttattatatttgtaatttCTCCCActttaataattattctttatttttatgttatatgCTATATCCACCTTTCATTTAAGGTTGTGAATAACGAGAAATTAAGTTTAGAATCAGAACtaaacaagaaaaaaaaaattattaatgttatcaaagataaatataaaaagaatataggaaggtataaaaattatagtatatatatatcatttataaatcttaataatttctctcctaattttgataatatatcataaaaaaaagaaaaagaaaagaaaagaaaaaaaaaaaaaagtaatcataattttatatttcttttgtGCTAAGATTATTGGAAAAATTTAATCAAAAAGATAGACACATATATGAATTCCaatcttttattattgatggtaataaagaatataaatatgtgtTTTCTTTTAAACACATTATCCTTTATACATgtgaataaatatatgaataaatataaattaaaattttatttcatttattatagaactgaataatttaaaagaagTCATATTACgtgaaaatgaaaatatgcATTTCGATGAAACCttaatgaataataaattcaTGAATATAAGCTTTCATTTAGATAttgtaatattaaaaaaaaaaaaaaaataataaaaaaaaataaaataaaataaaagaacaataaaaaaaaataaaagaaaagaacaataagaaaaaaaaaaaataaaagaacaataaaaaaaaataatttcttattgatatgtttttttttttttttataatattatatacttaattacattttaataaataagcaaatatatattacacaCAGTAGTAAACATATGTGTTTTTAAAGTTgtatcatatttttaattttatttttttttagttaaccaaaaaattagaagaaaaaatgacGATATCTATAATTGAATAACATTGAACAAAATAGTAcgcacatatatatacatatatatatatatatatatatatatatatatatattatatattatatatttgatttttatttttatttttatttttcgATTGATCAAAATGTTTTAGCGCTTCcaatatttgtatatatattctcATGAATTTCTTTCCTTttgataatttttatatatttataaaatggAAGAAAAAAGGAGTTTTAAATTGCAGTTAAAAGAATGAATATATAgtaatgttatattattatattatattatatgtttccctattttgttttgtttttatttatttagaaaaatggaatattttcttaatagcactttaaaaaaatgtgataataaattgccattttttttaggctcaaaatataaattctCTAGTTTATTTGAGAATAGCAAAAAGAATGTTAATCCATTGAGTTTTGAAATGAAAGAAATAGATGATTATAATTACAGGAATTTATTAAGAAATGAGAAAGCGTTTTTAGTTTATGGATATGCaaattattcttataaatgtataaatatttttaataaattaattaatattgtAAAAGAAGACTTTGAAAATAAAGCAGACAGAAATGTGtccatatataaattaaatgtaagcaataataatttattagTTAAACaatttcatataaaaaatattccCTTAATCCAACTTCggtataataataagttAATGCAAGAAATAAATGGAAAtgaattaaatgaaaataatattaaaaa
The genomic region above belongs to Plasmodium reichenowi strain SY57 chromosome 13, whole genome shotgun sequence and contains:
- a CDS encoding hypothetical protein (conserved Plasmodium protein, unknown function); its protein translation is MEYLILEEKYKNLLNKSNYENRLLKKETEILNKKLENLESAYIDTENKITEFIKDKEELEDYLYKIKRENLDLKDEVSKLNEKIQDLKGLTKTYRKMIKNRNKELFESEILMAENINLRNNIQVVNNEKLSLESELNKKKKIINVIKDKYKKNIGRLLEKFNQKDRHIYEFQSFIIDELNNLKEVILRENENMHFDETLMNNKFMNISFHLDILTKKLEEKMTISIIE